A DNA window from Haloactinospora alba contains the following coding sequences:
- a CDS encoding nitroreductase/quinone reductase family protein, producing the protein MANDTSRFPTTKFWRTTNAIIAGFVKYGIGTPDLRLLTTRGSRSGFLHTTPISLLENDRGRFLVAPYGPVGWVHNIRQDGFATLRHGGWIELISVVEVGPGRAAPVLREYLDHPRSAVVGPYFSASPDAPVDRFEDEAAAHPVFEIVRSTTVRL; encoded by the coding sequence ATGGCCAACGACACGTCGCGTTTCCCCACGACGAAGTTCTGGCGTACCACGAACGCCATCATTGCGGGGTTCGTCAAGTACGGCATCGGCACCCCGGACCTACGGCTGCTCACCACGCGCGGCAGCAGGTCGGGTTTTCTCCACACAACTCCGATCAGTCTGCTCGAGAACGACCGGGGACGTTTCCTCGTCGCTCCCTACGGCCCGGTGGGCTGGGTACACAACATACGCCAGGACGGATTCGCCACGCTGCGTCACGGTGGCTGGATCGAGCTGATCAGCGTGGTCGAGGTGGGGCCGGGCCGGGCAGCCCCGGTTCTCAGGGAATACCTGGACCATCCGCGGTCCGCGGTCGTCGGCCCCTATTTCTCCGCCTCCCCGGACGCACCCGTCGACCGGTTCGAGGACGAGGCCGCGGCCCACCCGGTCTTCGAGATCGTGCGAAGCACCACCGTCCGCCTGTAG
- a CDS encoding acyl-CoA dehydrogenase family protein, translated as MTDQRKASPPDPDDFLAVDGSLSGEERDIRDTVRGFGSRELLPHVAQWFDAGTIPEPRALAKSLGELGVFGMHLHGYGCAGASAVAYGLACRELEAVDSGLRSFVSVQGSLAMTAIHKFGSEEQKETWLPRMAAGDVIGCFGLTEPDSGSDPGSMRTSARRDGDGWVLNGTKMWITNGSIADVAIVWAGTEDGIRGFLVPTDTPGFTANTVHRKLSLRASITSELVLEDVRLPEEALLPGASGLGAPLSCLNEARYGIVWGAAGAARACYRAALDYATTREQFGGPIAGFQLTQRKLADMLVDVNQAGLTALQIGRLKDQGACHHNHVSFGKFSCVAAAQRVARLARSVHGANGITLEYPVMRHMANLETVATYEGTEEIHALSLGQAVTGVSAFR; from the coding sequence ATGACTGACCAGCGCAAAGCCTCACCGCCGGACCCGGACGACTTCCTCGCGGTCGACGGGTCGCTGTCCGGTGAGGAACGCGACATCCGCGACACCGTCCGCGGGTTCGGGTCGCGGGAGTTGCTTCCCCACGTCGCGCAGTGGTTCGACGCCGGGACCATCCCGGAACCGCGCGCCCTAGCGAAATCGCTCGGAGAACTCGGCGTCTTCGGCATGCACCTGCACGGTTACGGTTGTGCGGGGGCGAGTGCCGTGGCCTACGGGCTGGCGTGCCGTGAGCTGGAGGCGGTCGACTCCGGGTTGCGGAGCTTCGTCTCCGTCCAGGGGTCCCTGGCCATGACAGCGATCCACAAGTTCGGTTCGGAGGAGCAGAAGGAGACGTGGCTGCCGCGTATGGCGGCGGGGGACGTGATCGGCTGCTTCGGCCTGACCGAACCGGATTCCGGCAGTGACCCGGGGTCGATGCGTACCAGCGCCCGCCGCGACGGTGACGGCTGGGTGCTCAACGGCACGAAGATGTGGATCACGAACGGCTCCATAGCCGACGTCGCCATCGTGTGGGCCGGCACCGAGGACGGCATACGTGGTTTCCTCGTTCCCACCGACACTCCTGGTTTCACCGCCAACACGGTGCACCGGAAACTCTCCCTGCGGGCGTCGATCACGTCGGAACTGGTGCTGGAGGACGTGCGGCTGCCCGAGGAGGCGCTACTGCCCGGGGCGTCGGGGCTGGGGGCTCCGCTCTCCTGCCTCAACGAGGCGCGCTACGGGATCGTGTGGGGAGCCGCGGGCGCCGCGCGTGCGTGCTACCGGGCCGCTCTGGACTACGCCACGACGCGGGAGCAGTTCGGCGGGCCGATCGCCGGGTTCCAGCTCACCCAACGCAAGCTCGCCGACATGCTCGTCGACGTCAACCAGGCCGGACTCACCGCCCTGCAGATCGGGCGGCTCAAGGACCAGGGTGCGTGCCACCACAACCATGTGAGCTTCGGCAAGTTCTCCTGTGTCGCCGCGGCGCAGCGGGTGGCGCGCCTCGCGCGCTCCGTGCACGGCGCGAACGGCATCACCCTGGAGTACCCGGTCATGCGGCATATGGCGAACCTGGAAACGGTCGCCACGTACGAGGGCACTGAGGAGATCCATGCGCTCAGCCTGGGACAGGCTGTGACAGGCGTCTCCGCCTTCCGCTGA